A genomic segment from Triticum dicoccoides isolate Atlit2015 ecotype Zavitan chromosome 1A, WEW_v2.0, whole genome shotgun sequence encodes:
- the LOC119276524 gene encoding proteasome subunit beta type-5-like isoform X1, with translation MVWSWYYVDSKGARLKGISRFCSSLYAYGILDEGYKSNISVEEAAELAWRAFITHYSVTELVVAVFLVGLTDQFLSGRKAFSVRLDLKKQSKIWLSFLLTWLVTSISLIL, from the exons GGTCTGGTCTTGGTACTATGTTGATAGCAAGGGTGCAAGGCTCAAGGGAATCAGCCGGTTCTGTAGTTCTTTGTATGCTTATGGTATCTTGGATGAGGG TTACAAATCCAACATATCAGTTGAGGAAGCTGCTGAGTTAGCATGGCGGGCTTTTATCACACACTATTCTGTGACAGAGCTAGTGGTGGCTGTGTTCCTGGTG GGCTTGACAGACCAGTTTTTATCCGGAAGGAAGGCCTTTAGCGTGCGTTTGGATCTGAAGAAACAAAGCAAGATATGGCTGTCATTCCTCCTAACTTGGCTAGTTACTAGTATCTCCTTGATCCTTTGA
- the LOC119276524 gene encoding proteasome subunit beta type-5-like isoform X2 — protein sequence MVWSWYYVDSKGARLKGISRFCSSLYAYGILDEGYKSNISVEEAAELAWRAFITHYSVTELVVAVFLVGNYFRA from the exons GGTCTGGTCTTGGTACTATGTTGATAGCAAGGGTGCAAGGCTCAAGGGAATCAGCCGGTTCTGTAGTTCTTTGTATGCTTATGGTATCTTGGATGAGGG TTACAAATCCAACATATCAGTTGAGGAAGCTGCTGAGTTAGCATGGCGGGCTTTTATCACACACTATTCTGTGACAGAGCTAGTGGTGGCTGTGTTCCTGGTG GGTAACTATTTCAGGGCTTGA